From the genome of Mastacembelus armatus chromosome 12, fMasArm1.2, whole genome shotgun sequence:
acgcATGTATGAACACTTTGTCCACTAGGTGTCTCTCATGTCTTACACATGAAACATCTGCCCGAATGAGTTTGTTCTTCACGACGTACAGTTCTCTAAGGAACCCTGTGCTCTATGATCctaaatatgaagctgtaaTAGTAACAGTATTATTGTGTTGTCATAAAAACAGTTGATGGGAAAGGAGGCTGGATGTGAGTGTGTAACAGCTCTCTGATCACCACAACACATCAACACTGCACATAAAAACCAACAGAATAATAACATTACAGCCTCGAGGGTCCACTGGAGACTTAGGTCACAGCCAGAAGTATCGTCAACAGGGACCACAGATGTGACTCACACAAGATGTCCAGGGATAAAATTGGATTTCCTGTTTCCAAGTCCCCCAACCAAAAACCACAATGTCTTTATAATCCTATAGTACGTACATTGTGTTTACGGCCCTCATTGGTGGGTTTGCTTTGATTCAGTCCTGGtatttcctcttccttttttttgtttttttttaaatgtacataccatagtttttaaaagttgtgactctacacaaacattttacaaactgttcttttgtttgtgcttcGGTCATTACACTGGATGTTATTTGGCCTGATTTTGCCACTATAACAGTGTAACCTGTACTCAATTACAAGTAAACAATCTGCGCTCAGTCTGTCTCTATTGAagaaacagtaacaataaaccATGAATAATAAGTTAATTTGAAGCTGCAATACGTCATATTTTTAAACTGATCATATGCTTTTcatgaaaaatctgaaaacataGCTGGGATATAAATAATTAGGCAAAATGTACCTGTACTTTACTTGAAGATTTCCAATTCCTGATTAAGACTTTACTAATAAAAGAGAATAATGTTAGAAAAGACAACACATTGATTGTTAGAGATTATACTAGTACTTTCCAACACTGGCTTCAAAAATCACTGTCAGATGTTTGTCATATGTGAAATGTCTGAGTTAGTTTtaccaaaaacacatttccctTCAGTTCTAAGATTAAAGTCCAACATTGAATATAAATTTATATGAACttcatttcccttttttctctcccatTTATCATTTAGTCAGTTGGTGTCTTTGTtgggttgggaaccactggacTGAACTAGTACTAGAGTAAAACCCAAAACCAGCTAAGCCTTTAATGTTGTGGCATCAGACACACAGTGATGCATCATTTACAGGGTCTAGTTTCCTCTAGAACAAATACTTCTACTTTTAATACTGCAAATACATTGAGCTGATAATACTTTTGTAGAAGACTTTTACACGTGATGCTAAAGGCCTAatggcttcttcttcttcttcacacCGTTGGTGCAATGGTTCCCAAACCGTGGTCTCGGGACCTCAAAGGGGcttaaaatgagaaaaggtTAAAGGGCCTAACCTGGAGGAGCTAAAGAATTCACATTTGTTTAGCGGGAACCTCCTGCCTTAGATCAACTCTCCTCCACATCTTTTTTTCACACTCCCCCCTCTCTCACACTCCATTTCGGGTTTCGGACTCCAGGTCCTCCCCCTCTCATTGTAAACACACCCATTGATTCCAGTGAGGTCTGGGAGCGCAGGAGGAGGACCGTCACACAGGAGCAGAGCAGCGGCGCTGGAGTGACGCCTCCAAACATCTCAGCTCATCCTTTACGTTAAAGTCCGCTTGTTTTGCGCACAGCCTTgatacaaacatacatattaCTTCGTGAATTTGAAGACCACCCGAGGTAGAGGAGGAAAACGAGCTCACCCTGACCGAGTATCCGCCAGCGTTTCGGAAATAACCAAGGAGCCATCCAGTCCCCGAGCGCAGCGCTTTGCATCGTGGCTCTTTCAGAAGTGGCATGTTCGAGGGAAACTGCAGGCGCGATTGAACTCCTGCTTTCACCCAAAGAGGTACcttcaaaaaacaaatcacacatgTTATTAAAGCTGATGATCACATTGTTACATTAGAACAACTGATGCGTCCCTCTGTTATCACCTGATGATGGAAAACTCCAGGCTGTAGCAGAGAGAGCGCAACAGAAACAGGCAAATGGACAAAGATAATGTTGACATTTCTAGATGTTGTCAATATTATTTCACTGCTATGATTCACTCAGTTCATTCACTGagttgtttctgtattttcctgAAACGTGCAAAGGTTTCCTTTCACTCCTTTGTGTTTCAGGCTTCAGCCTCTTGTTCCAACATAGTCCTGCAGGCTCGACATGTTTTCAGCTCTgacatttctcttcagtgttaGAAAGAGGTTTTTGGTGGCAGATGTTGGTTTTAAACAGAGTTAACAGATGTAGCTGTGGGCAGCTGGCGTGAGTCTATGCGTTTGATTCTGTTAGAGATGAAGATCGATGCAGACATGGATCAATAGCTGCTGGTCTCGCCTCTTGCTTTGCGTATTGTTGCATTTTTTCCTAATGGAGATGTGTATACGGGGCTTATAGGAGCCTGGTGTTTACTTTTGAAGTCTCTCCCTCCCATCCCTCTTCCTGAGTCCATGGTTGACTGTGAGCACCTGGCAATGATTTGAAACAGGCTGCAGGCAGCCAGGCCTCAGATGGAGTCCAGAGGCTGCGTGtgcatgccttttttttttactgtgtgctTTGTGAGTGTGGCGTGTAGCGTGCGCTTTCTGGTTCTGAGCCTGTGAATCTGTTTTCTGTGAGGGGATGAGGATGACAACTCTCGCAGTCATCCAGCCAACCACACGCTCTCGCACTGCTGGCATCGTTCCTGCCTCTCAGGGCGCGCTGGTGTGAATGGACTGAAGCAGAAACTAGGCTGTGAAATCAATCAAAGCCCAAGGACAAGTGGAAATGCCATGAGCAGTGATTACTGGTAATTATAGTGGGTGACTTGCAGGCTACAATTAACacttattaatattaatgattCATCTGctaatattttttcttgtttcatttattaatcTGCTTGTTTTATCAGACCCAACAGCCCAACACCTAAAAGGTTTTCACATAGAACAGCAACAATTGATAAACTAACGTGTAGCatctttttgctttttactatttttattagAAAAGTATCAGCTGTTGATTTTTCTTCAGATTAATACTTTAATTGGTTTGTACTGAAATAAGAGGCTTTTATGAGCAAATGAGAATTGGACAAAATGTTACATAGGTAAGATTATAAAGTtgtggcagaaaaaaaacatttgattattctcatttacagcaaaacaatatttatagTTGCCAGATTAGAAGAATATCCTAATGTTTCAAAAGTTTTCTTTGCACACTATCCCTTTAATCTTCAGTATTCTGTCaagtttttaaaagttaaaaagtttTGAAAAGTGAGGTGTTTATGTCTACATAAACACCAGAATTTCACGGTAACGTCAGGATGTTTATAGTCTTGCTGTAACCTGTTTACTGTGAAAACCAGATTATAGTAATAGATTTAAGTGGTTTTATGGCTTGGAGTAATCTGACTTAATaacatgtgtttacatgtgttggATTGATCTTCAGGGGGATGTGTGGCTGTTTACGAGAAACatctaaaaatgacatcaaGTCTGGTGTAAACTGGGGATTGTGAAGTGGAAGATAACATTTACAAGAACAACATAATTCTTTCTGATTAGGTTTGATATACAGTTATAAAATATGCTTACTGGCTGGATGCAAACAAAGGAGAAATTACcatttaaattacaaatgtATGAACATAGGAGTTTCAGGACCTGCAGGCCTGGTTGGTAATCCAGGCTTTATCCTTTAATATGCAAATGGTTTAGGTATCTGGTTTATTGCTCTCCCCTTTGTTCAGCTAAACTGAGACTCACTCTATGGAGGAATGAGCTCATTCATCCATGAAAAAGTTTGTTTGATGAAATGCAAAACTTTGATTATATGAGATGTCCCTTCTGTTAATTGTATGGGGTATATTATATCATTTAAAGGGAATATGGTAGGAAAAATCAGACATGTACAAACTGTAATACTCCTAATTGTCATTAGACACTGAGGCATTTCAAGTATATTTATTTCAAGTACAGTTATTATAATAAGATTAAACACTTGTGAAGTGAAGATGAGTAGATACTATTATGAGTTAAAGCATTTTAGACACTTGACTCAGACTCTTATTTGGACACTATTAAGATGAGTTACCCTTTAATCATGGCTTCAGTTAACTGTTATTAGTAATGAGGAATTGTTTTTGATATATAGTAATGATTGCATTGTCCCTATCTCCACTATGAGCAGAGAAgtactatactatatatatatatatatatatatatatatatatatatatattaaaaatggtGAATTGTTCTTAATCATCTTACTTTATTATGTTCAGCCAAGTTTCTGTTACACTAATGACAGTGTTTATCTACATGTCATCTACTGTTGCACGGATGACTGAAAGTTATATTTATTAACATGGTAATTACCAGCATCTGCAAAACCTCTTCAATTTAGTGCCAATTTATTAGCACCACTTATTCAAATCCATCCCCTTACAAATTCCAATTAGAAAACACGAGCTGCAGTGTAAGtactgtgtgtatctgtgggcacttttgtgtgtgtgtgtaggaggtgACATGTACAGGTGAGAGAGCAGGCTAGGATATTCTCATTATAGCTGAGCCACAGGCCAGGAGATGACAGGTTGCCAGTTTTGTCAGTGTTGGAATGCAATAAATCCTGTTGAACCAAGGTTGCAGTTGGTTTTGCATTTCATTGACTTGTGATAAATGACTTTCTTCCCCTTATTAGGATTACGAAATATGACTCAGAAAGCTTTATCTATATGAATGTCATCATCCAACGATTTAAAGAGAATTCCTGAATACATTCCTAAAGGTTGCAAGAGTTTTCTCAGTAAGTgatttacatgtattttataGTCTTTTAAATAATgcctgtttattgtttttgcttAGTCCAGTGTGTCACATTTTGTAGGGATCTTTTGTAGGGAAATAACTGATAAATATAAAGCCTGAGTTATGAGAAAGCTAGTTTATCTTAGCGTAAGGACTATGGTGCCAGTTTTGATTAGACAGAGCCAAGCATGTGGTTTCCTTGTTTCCATTAATTGTGCCAAGCTGGGCTAACTAGCTGTAGCTTCATATCTGGCGTGCAGATATGGGAATGGTattaatcttctcatctaaaaCCTGACAACAAAGAGAAGGAACACCTTTGCTGTGAACTGTTTCTTTTAAACCATTATACTGGCTTACAGGGAGACTTGAAACCAAATGGATAACATTCTGTTATGAAGGAGTCACACAATTATTTTCCAGTTAAAAGAGGTTATCTCTCATCCTCACTGTCTTTCTCATTCACAGCCTTGGCTCCAGTGTTAAAAGCTAAGGATGAATCCAGTACAAGTGCATTATTACAGCAGCATGCGGGCGACCTGGGTGTCCAGGTTTTGAAAGCAAAATCACAGAGCAGCTGGTTCTGTGAGTTAGTTCAATTGGAATTCAATCATGTCCTTGGAGCTTAGGACAAGGAACAATGCATTTCTCCTGAAGGCAAATATGAAAGTGGTACTGCTTCTTTACAAGGAAGCCCTGTTGGACCTTTATCTATACCTGCAGGGTTCAAGCTTGATTGTCTATTCATGAGACAGTATTCTGAGCATTTTGAAGTAGATGATGCAACATAGGGAAAATGGTAACTGCCCTGTCCTCTACATATCTGTGCTGTGGGGGAATCATTTCTGACACCCAGGAACTTTTGAACTCTCTAAGTCGTGAAGtagaaatctgtgttttgtgtatgaAACACTCACTACTAAAACATTTCCTCACCGACAGAGAAACAATGGCAGCTGTAGTCACTTTTCTATCAAACCGCTCATAattcttccaaaataaaaatatccttAATACACAATGTCCGTGCTGGGCCACAAACCCACTTAAAGCTATGGAGCAGTGTAGGAAGTCAgttatttcactgtgtttgtgacATGCTGCTCATATGAATGGTAGTGGCTTATCctctgttttgaaaatgtttgatgGATATTTTCATACTTATTCTTTCTTGAAAACTGGAAGCATTGGAATTGACAAAAATGAATCTGACtttagctgcagctgtttgctgtCAATGAGTAAATTACAGACATTCTACAGCCACCTCAAGCCTGTTTCCACACTAAAGAGACAGATTTTGGGAGGAACATAATTGGCCTTAAGGTTTTTAAGATCATCATTAAGCAACACTCCTTAAATCATTTCAGTGAACTGTAAATGTCATTGAGAAATCTGTCAGCTGTGGATTTACTAGGAGAGACAGGGACTCATTACCTTAGGAAACAGAGTGCAGGAGGCACTTGACAAGGATTCAGGTGAAATGGGATGGAATGAAAGTGAGTTCTGAGCGAGGACAGGCAAGAATAGTGAAGATGTGACTTTTCAAAAGGAGAGAAGTAAATTCTGTGAATTTCTCACAGGCTTAAAAGAGTCCTGCTGTCTCTTTCACTCCTCTTTCACTAAAAACCTCACAAAGGGACATTTACTTGTAAATCACAGTATCTCTACAAGAAGAGGATTACTACTGCTTGGAGTTGAAAGCAGAGGTCTCCTGCCGTCCGCAGAAAAGACAGTTGTTGTCCCTACTTGACCCTCATAACTCCCAGGTGTATGCTGTTTTGCAACTTGTAATCACAGAACCTCTTACTAAATGTCTATCTGTCTTGTGAGAATGACTGCGATATTCTCTCCAAACGGATCTCATTGATCATATTATGGAAATTATGGCTAAACAGTGCAATATTTCAGCACTGACATCAGGAGGCAATTCAATCAGGCAAAACAGTCCCATTTTACGACTTTATAGAAAGTACAGGGAAATCTGCTCTTTCTGTGTCTAATATTAAAGACAAACTGCCCAGTCTCTCTGATAAACAACATCATTTACTCTGATTTAAAATAACCACATACAGTTTTGCCACAGGGTAacaagtgttttgtgtgtattctGTATCCAACATGAACATTTATGGACATGATAAAAACATGATGATGAAAAGTGGCTACATCTGTTTGAGGCTATTTAAAGATAAATGTTAGAGGGCAGGCACTTCTCCCTTGTCTTTCCATTTGGAACTATAGAAACTACAGAAAGCTGCATACATAcctttttttgtataaaaatgaCTTTGCATGTTTAGCACAGAAGTTATTATCTTTTGGGCTAAATGCCTGGAAAGCTGTGTATTGGAAGAGGAGACGACAGGGTTGGAGAACTGGAATAAATTTAGATTGGGATTGAACAATAGAAGATAAATTCTTACGACACTCTAGTGATCTATATTTTTCCTTAAGCTGTCTCTTGACAGCAACAACCTCCCATGTTATTACTGAAAGACTGTTTCCACTATGGGAAACTCATTATGATGCTAAATTCAGGTATGAACTGCTTGTAAAGAGAACTTCAAAATGTTCTCTGGTTAGCAGAAATAATTGATGAGTCACTTTTTAATCAGAGAGCGattctctttctgtcttacTGGCACATCAACGACAGCCCTGTATTGAATCTCaactatttatttcaaattcttTCATTGATGTTGAGAAGGAACGGGGCTGTTGATTAGACTGTCTATAGTTTGAGCGATAGTGAGAATGCCTCTTCAGTTGGCTGTCATAGTTTCAGGATAGGAGCAATTTTGAGCAAAGAATTTCTGTGGGTGCAAATTGAAAGAAAAACCGTGGACTTAAACCATGACTCACATTcaagagagattttttttccctgtcttttctctttcaggATTCAATGAAAATGTCCGTGTGCGTCCATGAGAACCGAAAATCACGAGCCAGCACCGGCTCTATGAACATCTACCTGTTCCACAAGTCCTCCTATGCTGACAGTGTCCTCATGCACCTCAACTCACTACGGCAGCAAAGGCTTTTCACGGACGTCCTGCTTCATGCTGGCAGCCGCTCCTTCCCCTGCCACCGTGCCGTCCTGGCTGCCTGCAGTCGCTACTTCGAGGCCATGTTCAGTGGTGGGCTGAGGGAGAGCCAGGCCAGCGAGGTCGACTTCCGTGACTCCATCCACCCAGAGGTTTTAGAGCTCCTGCTGGATTACGCATACTCATCACGTGTGGTCATCAATGAAGAGAACGCAGAGTCACTGCTGGAGGCTGGAGACATGTTGGAGTTTCAGGACATTCGAGATGCCTGCGCCGAATTCTTAGAGAGAAACCTCCACCCATCCAACTGCCTTGgcatgttgttgttgtctgaTGCCCACCAGTGTACAAAGCTGTCAGAGCTCTCCTGGGGTATGTGCCTCAGCAACTTCCCTGCTATTTGCAAGACGGATGACTTCCTCCAACTGCCCAAAGATATGGTAGTGAAGCTTTTATCACATGAGGAGCTTGAGACAGAAGATGAGAGACTGGTTTATGAAGCTGCCCTAAATTGGATCAACTATGACCTAGAAAGGAGGCACTGCCAGCTTCCAGAACTGCTGAGAACAGTCCGCCTCGCTCTACTGCCTGCCATATTTCTCATGGAGAATGTGTCAACAGAAGAGCTGATCAACGCCCAGGCCAAGAGCAAGGAGCTGGTGGATGAAGCTATCCGCTGTAAGCTGAAGATCCTGCAGAACGATGGTGTTGTTAACAGCCCGTGTGCTCGACCAAGAAAAACCAGTCATGCCCTCTTTCTTCTAGGAGGGCAGACTTTCATGTGTGACAAGTTGTACCTGGTGGACCAGAAGGCCAAAGAGATCATCCCCAAGGCTGATATCCCCAGTCCCAGGAAGGAGTTTAGTGCCTGTGCTATTGGCTGTAAGGTGTACATCACTGGAGGTAGAGGCTCAGAGAATGGCGTGTCCAAAGATGTATGGGTCTATGACACTGTCCACGAGGAATGGTCCAAAGCTGCTCCCATGCTCATCGCCAGGTTTGGCCATGGCTCTGCAGAGCTGAAGCATTGCCTCTATGTGGTGGGAGGTCACACGGCAGCAACTGGTTGTCTCCCAGCTTCTCCATCAGTGTCACTCAAACAGGTGGAGCAGTTTGATCCAGTGGCAAACAAGTGGACCATGGTGGCTCCTCTAAGAGAAGGTGTGAGCAATGCAGCAGTCGTTAGTGTCAAGCTCAAGCTGTTTGCCTTTGGTGGAACCAGTGTCACCCATGACAAGCTGCCTAAGGTGCAGTGCTATGATCCACAGGAGAATCGATGGACTGTGCCAGCATCTTGCCCGCAGCCATGGCGctacacagctgctgctgtgctaGGAAACCAGATCTTTGTCATGGGTGGGGATACAGAGTTCTCAGCATGTTCGGCCTATAAGTTCAGCAGTGAGACCTACCAGTGGACTAAAGTGGGCGATGTGACAGCAAAGCGGATGAGCTGCCAGGCTGTAGCATCTGGTAACAAACTGTATGTGGTGGGTGGATACTTTGGTACACAACGGTGTAAAACTCTGGACTGCTATGACCCCACACTGGATGCTTGGAACAGCATCACTACTGTGCCATACTCACTCATTCCTACTGCTTTCGTCAGCACCTGGAAACATCTGCCTGCTTGAGCAACAAACCCTGCACCTACACCCTTTCATAAGGtaattttaatttctaatgTCT
Proteins encoded in this window:
- the enc1 gene encoding ectoderm-neural cortex protein 1; its protein translation is MKMSVCVHENRKSRASTGSMNIYLFHKSSYADSVLMHLNSLRQQRLFTDVLLHAGSRSFPCHRAVLAACSRYFEAMFSGGLRESQASEVDFRDSIHPEVLELLLDYAYSSRVVINEENAESLLEAGDMLEFQDIRDACAEFLERNLHPSNCLGMLLLSDAHQCTKLSELSWGMCLSNFPAICKTDDFLQLPKDMVVKLLSHEELETEDERLVYEAALNWINYDLERRHCQLPELLRTVRLALLPAIFLMENVSTEELINAQAKSKELVDEAIRCKLKILQNDGVVNSPCARPRKTSHALFLLGGQTFMCDKLYLVDQKAKEIIPKADIPSPRKEFSACAIGCKVYITGGRGSENGVSKDVWVYDTVHEEWSKAAPMLIARFGHGSAELKHCLYVVGGHTAATGCLPASPSVSLKQVEQFDPVANKWTMVAPLREGVSNAAVVSVKLKLFAFGGTSVTHDKLPKVQCYDPQENRWTVPASCPQPWRYTAAAVLGNQIFVMGGDTEFSACSAYKFSSETYQWTKVGDVTAKRMSCQAVASGNKLYVVGGYFGTQRCKTLDCYDPTLDAWNSITTVPYSLIPTAFVSTWKHLPA